In the bacterium genome, one interval contains:
- a CDS encoding TRAP transporter small permease subunit — protein sequence MSRVLHSLVRLRAALDRAEAMLLLVLLALLMVLSFLQVVLRQFQGGLDWGEVLIRHFVLWIGMVGAGLAAARSRHIRIDALGRLLSPTVGRWTGMVLDGLSAWICARLALAARDFVGQTREFGDLLDPLAWPDWSVLGALAGQPWPAWPLQAVIPAGFFLMAFHFALNMPLRWVDPPGAEAGDGEPVEAPVAGKAA from the coding sequence ATGAGCCGCGTCCTGCACAGCCTGGTCCGACTGCGAGCCGCCCTTGATCGCGCGGAGGCGATGCTGCTGCTCGTCCTGCTCGCGCTGCTGATGGTCCTGTCCTTTCTGCAGGTGGTGCTGCGCCAGTTCCAGGGCGGCTTGGACTGGGGCGAAGTGCTGATCCGCCATTTCGTCCTCTGGATCGGCATGGTGGGCGCCGGCCTGGCCGCCGCCCGTTCCCGCCACATCCGCATCGATGCCCTGGGCCGCCTGCTCTCCCCGACGGTGGGGCGCTGGACGGGCATGGTCCTCGACGGCCTCTCGGCCTGGATCTGCGCCCGCCTGGCCCTGGCCGCGCGGGATTTCGTCGGACAAACGCGGGAGTTCGGCGACCTGCTCGATCCCCTCGCCTGGCCGGACTGGTCCGTGCTGGGTGCCCTGGCCGGGCAGCCCTGGCCGGCCTGGCCCCTGCAGGCGGTGATCCCCGCCGGCTTCTTCCTGATGGCCTTCCACTTCGCCCTCAACATGCCCTTGCGCTGGGTGGATCCCCCTGGCGCCGAAGCGGGGGATGGGGAGCCGGTGGAGGCTCCGGTGGCGGGCAAGGCGGCATGA